One Aliarcobacter cryaerophilus ATCC 43158 genomic window, ATGAATCATATTATGATTGGTTAGCAGGTTATAAACATACTGTATATGGAGAAGAATTTTGGGGAACTATTTTTAGAGTTGTAGTTTTCGGACAAGCTCTACAAACTCCAATAGTAACATTTAATGATGTATCTGGGAACTTAATATCAAGTAGTGATATAAAAAGTCCTAGTGGTAATACATTCAACGGTAAAGAATTTTTATTTTTTGTAAGACATACAACGGTTGCTAGTGCAGTATATATATCTGATCTAGATATTCAAGGAAATTTAAAAGTATATGATAGTGGATTTAATTTAAAAGAATTAACTTATATTCATTAAGACTCTTAAATATTAAAAAGGTTCTTTCTAACATAAGAAAGAACCTTTCATTTATAAAAAAGATTAAAACCCTTCAGTTATGTCATATTCATAATTTATATTTGCTTTTACATTTTTCATAGTAGAAGCACCAGTTGCTTTTTGATTATATCTAAAAGACCAATTTTGTTTTACTTTTAAAGCATTACTAACATTTATATTATATCCACTACCTTCTACAGTAGCTGTATGCCAAATATTATTCTCATTTGAAGATATTTTATGAAGTATTCCACCTTTACTTGGAGATATCGTACCAGATGTTGTTATTGATTTCACAATAGCTCCAACAGGAATAGTTGATTTATTTGTCAAATCCATAGTAATAATTGAAGAATCAACACCATTTGGATTTGTTAATATATTTGGATTCCCAGGATTTGAAGATATTCCTGTAAAATCAAATGTTCCATTAGCTGAAGAAATTCTATCTTCCATTGCTATAGAAAAAAACATAGGACCTACAAAGTTTCCTCTATTAACTTTTATATAAAAAGTTTGCCCTTGTGAACTTGCATTTACATTTGCAAATATGAATGCTAAAGGTGAAGTGGGATTTTTGATATTAAATACAGTAGGTGGTATTTGAACCTGATTACTATCAAAAATTTGAAGATTCATACCAGAACCTATATAATCCGAATTTACACTAAGCCTAACATATAATCTATCACCAGCATTTCCTCTAAAAGAATAATAAGCATCCTTTTTATCCTCTGCCAAAACGGTAGCTCCAGAAGAGTGATATTGCCAATATCCAAAAGAATAAGCAGTAGAAAAACTATCATTACCCTGAATTACTGCAAATGCACTTGTACTACCAAATAAACCTACAAAAAACATTACTAAAATGAATTTTAGTGATTGTTTAAAACTATTTTTTAACATAATATTATGTCTCCTTGTGTATAAGATGATTAATTCTATGATTGTTAAAGTTAAATAAAGTTTAAAAGATTATAATTAAACTAATATTAAGAAAAGTTAGTAATAAAGAAGGGGATTCTTATGAATATAAATACTAATATACAATCGTTTAGTTCACAAAGTGGAATAAAAGTAACACAAAATGGAATTTCTAATCAAAGTATAGATAAAAGCAAAAATAGTGAAGCTGTAAATATAAATATAGACTCAAAGACACTAGATACTTTAAATCTATTATCATCATTAGGTGAAGAAACTATTTTAAAAGCTTACGATAATAGTTATATCAATAAAGATGGAGAAGCTATTACAAAACGATTAAATGAACACTATAAAAAAACAAATGAAGAAAATAAAAGATTTCCAGACCCTTCAATCCATATTTGGAATAAATATCATAACCCAGATTATCAATATTATGCCAAGCAAATGGATAAAGTTGAAAGAGATACTGCCTACAATCAAGAGATAAGTTACCTAAAAAGAGGCTATCTACAAGAACCTGCTCATACAGATTTTATTTTAAAAGATATGAAAGTCGTAAATGGAATTGTAGATGAAGTAGAAAAAAAAGCTTATTATAGAGAAGCTGTAAATACTCAATTTCAACAACTTTTAGATAAATACAGTATCTCTGTTCCAAAAGATACAAACTTAACTTTTACTATAGACCCTTATGATTATAAAGTAAGTGTTAGCGGAATTGATGATAAAAATCTATCTAGTTTGATAGAAGATGTTTTAAATACAGCAAGTAATTCTAAAGAGTTGTTTTCTCATATTTATAATAGTACTTTAGATAATAATTCTCAAGTAAGCAAAGAAAAATCTGATAAAAAAACATTATTTCATGAAATAAAAAATAGAACTGGATATGACCTAAGAGATTTAGAAAATATAGATGGTAAATTTTTAACAAAAGATGGTACAGATATTTTAGAATTATATAAAACAGGTGTAATAAATAGTAAAAATATTCCTGAAGAGTATAAAGGAATGGTTTTTGAACTATATAGTGGAAAATTAACAGAATTAGCAAAAAAAGGATTTGAAAATGTACCTGATTTAGTTTTATCTATAGATTATAAAAACGGAAGTTTTTATGATGTAGGACAGAGTGAAAACTTTGGAATAGGAAAAACAAAATGGATAGATGAACTAAAAGCTTCAAAATCACAAACATTTGGAGAAGCTTTTAAAGATTATAGAAAAGATAATATAAATATGGAAGATAAGCAAAATATTATCAAAGATGCACTAAATCTAAAAGAGTTTAGTTTTAAAGGAATAAAATCTGAAGCAGATAGTTTACTTGAAAAATATGGCTCAAAAGATATGGAATTAATCAAACTTTTACTTATGCAAAAATATCTTATGGGGAAAGAGGATAGTGAGTCAGATAAGGAGTTTTATAAACTTTTAAAAGAGTGGGAAGAGAGTAAAACTCAAGATTAAGGATATTTGAATTTATAAGATTTAAGCTAATATTGTTATAATTTTTTAAGGATAAATAAATCTTCAATTGGTTACAATACACTAATTTTAATTTTTTACTTAATTAACTTTTAGAATTGTTTCTTAAAAGTTTGGCTCCTTCATACAAAGTTCTAACAGGATGTTAGACGCGATATCGTATTTAATTATCAAGTATATCATACTTGTGTAATTGGTCAATTTCATTTATTAAATAATCCCCCCCCCCCTTTTTTTATTTTATATTTATTTCTCTCTTATTGCATATTTTTTATTAATAGCACAAAATCATATATTACCTACCTTAAATACTATCGAATGATTGTGAGCACTTCAATTCAAAGGCTACGGCTTTTTCTGTCAAATTCAAGAAACGAATTAAACAATTTCTATCTCTTAAGGAGAATAAAATGAATTCAAAAGAAATTGCTATCCAT contains:
- a CDS encoding DUF4885 family protein — encoded protein: MNINTNIQSFSSQSGIKVTQNGISNQSIDKSKNSEAVNINIDSKTLDTLNLLSSLGEETILKAYDNSYINKDGEAITKRLNEHYKKTNEENKRFPDPSIHIWNKYHNPDYQYYAKQMDKVERDTAYNQEISYLKRGYLQEPAHTDFILKDMKVVNGIVDEVEKKAYYREAVNTQFQQLLDKYSISVPKDTNLTFTIDPYDYKVSVSGIDDKNLSSLIEDVLNTASNSKELFSHIYNSTLDNNSQVSKEKSDKKTLFHEIKNRTGYDLRDLENIDGKFLTKDGTDILELYKTGVINSKNIPEEYKGMVFELYSGKLTELAKKGFENVPDLVLSIDYKNGSFYDVGQSENFGIGKTKWIDELKASKSQTFGEAFKDYRKDNINMEDKQNIIKDALNLKEFSFKGIKSEADSLLEKYGSKDMELIKLLLMQKYLMGKEDSESDKEFYKLLKEWEESKTQD